Genomic window (Methanosphaera sp. WGK6):
TATCTATTAATCTTATTACACTATTCTTGGAAATAATATTTGTAATATTATATTTATTTCAAATATATGATATTATTAAAATAACTAAGAAAGCAAATAATTTTTTAGATTAATTATTCTAATTTAATTCAGTTTATTATATAAATTAAGAGCGTAGTTTATTTATATGAAAATTTTAAATAAGTTAAATAATATATATAAAAATATTGAAATTTATTAAATTAAAAATTATATTTCACAGGGTTACTAAAAGTATAATTTAATAATATAATGGAGACAAGTGTCTATGGAATATGGAATGTATCATGAAATTAAGGATCAACCAATCTCTTTAAGACGTACAATCGATGCAGAGAAAAAACATATGGAACAAATATCCAAAGAATTCAGTAAATTTGATAAGATTTTTTTAATTGGTTGTGGAAGTTCACTATCAACTTGTTATACTGTAAAAGATGCAATGAAATCTATTTCTACAAAAAACATTGATGTACAAACAGGTTTTGATTTTGTAGATTATCAATATTTAGAAAAAGACAGTAATGTGGGTGTTATTTTAACATCTCAGTCAGGTGAAACATCAGATACTCTTGCAGCACTAAGAAAAGCAAAAAAATACAATATAAAAACAGTATCAATCACTAATATTGAAGATAGTTCAATGGCAAAAGAAGCAGATGATACAATTATCACAAGATGTGGTGAAGAATTAGCAATACTTGGTACAAAAACATATGTAACTCAATTATTTTCCTTATATGTTATATTATTTAATATGGTGAAAACAGAAAGATCTCAAAAAGTTTTAGAACAGCTAGATTTAATTCCAGATATTATTGAAAATTTAATCAATAATACAGAAGAAAAATCAAAACAAATGGCTAAAACAAATAAAGATGTTGATTTATTCTATTGTATGGGTAGTGGATTAAACTTTGGACTGGCTTATAAATTAGCAATGACAATGTTCATGGAAGGATCACTAAAACATGCATGTCCTGTATATTCTGGAGAATTTAGGCATGGTTTAATAGAACGTGTTGAAAAAGATGTTACAGTTGTCTTCCTAAAATCAGATGATGATTTTGATGATGTAACAAAAAGAGCAATAACATTCTGTGAAGATTTAGAAGTAAATTCCATAATTTTTGATTTAAAAGATTATGCAGATATAGACCCATTATTAACACCATTCGGATTAATAATACCATTAGAATGGTTCATATATCACTTATCCATATATAATGGAGAAGACCCTGGAAGTACAAGACATATTGGAAAAATAAGATACTAATCTTACTTTTATTCTTTTTAAACTTTTATTCTAACCATCAATTTTTCAGTATTTTTTTTTAATATTAATAGTATAATTTAAATTACATTGTTTATAAAACTAAATATATACAAATAAGATATATTTTTTTATTTAAATAAAATTTTTTGGAGAAGTGATTTTTTGTATTCAATTAAATCTAGTAAAGAATTCAATGACTTAAGTCCATTTATAATAATTGGGGCTGGAGGTGGAGGAGAAAAATTCTCTAACTTTTCAGGTGTAGAAACAGCAGGTTTCTTAGATGATTCAGAACAAAAACAAGGAAAAGATTTCTGTGGACATATAGTAGGTTCTGACTTAAAAAAAATGGTTGAAGAAACTAATTCAAAAACAGTTGCAATAATGCTACCTATAGGAGCTGAAGGTGCCGCACTAAAATATGCTGTTCAAGCAATAGATCTTGGACAAAATGTATTAGCATCATTTAGATCATTACCTTTAGAAGAAAACCCTTCTTTAATAAAATTTGCAAAACAAAAAGGCGTTCAAATTAAACAAATTAGTTCAAGATTAGATAATGTTGAAAAAGTAATGGGAAAAGCACCTGAGAAAGTAACAGAAGTACTACCAAAAATAACATACATGCATAAAAAACCAGTAATATATGTTGGTGGAACTTCACAAGAATCTGGAAAAAGAACAACTACTAGAAAACTAGGAAAAGCTGCTAAAGATTTAGGACTTAATGCAATCATATTTTCAACAGATGAAATGGGATTAGATGAACCAACAGATATTAATTTCAGAGCAGGTAGTCTATCTGTAATGGATGTTCCTGCTGCAATTATGGGAACTGTAAAATACATGGAAGAAAATGAAGATGCAGATATAATATTTATAGAAGGTCAAGCTAGTTTAACAGAAACAGGAAATCCACATCCAAAAGGATTATCTGCATCAATATTGTTTGGAGCAATGCCTGATGCTGTAATATTATGTCATAGACCAAATCATCCATTTAGGGAACCAGTAAGTATAGCTACAGAATTAAACGCTGTTGAAGCAGTAGAACCAACAAAAGTAATTGGATTATCAATAAATAGAAGAAATTCTCCAGAAACTTCATTAGAAGAAATTGAATCAGAATTTAATTTACCAACAGTGGACTTACATACAGATTCAAATGGTGGAATAACCAGATTAATTAAAACAGTTTTAGATTATGTGGGTGAAGAATAATGGAAAATTCAATTAAAGATTTCACAGTTAATATAAAAAAATCGGTCAATGATTTTACTGATGAATATAGTATGGAACCAAATTTCAATAATAACCAAAAAATGATTGATGATAATGTTGTATCATCTATAGAAAAGTCTTATGATGATGATTATGAAGATATTGTAGTAGATCATGATGATGATTTAATTGAAATAGATCCTGTAAATACAATAGATACAATAAGATTAGTTAAAGTTAAATCACTTAGTGCATTATCTGATGAATTAGATAATGTTAATAAAACAGGTGTTCCAGCAATTTTGGATTTAAAATATATTCAAGAAAGACGAGCTTCAGAATTCAAAAAAGTTGCTTCAACATTCAGAGCTTTTAAAACCACAACAAATGCAAATGTTGTTTTATTAGGCAGTACAAAAAATGTTGTTGTTGTAACACCAGAAGATATATTATTATTAAAACAATAAATATTCTGAATTTAAAAAAAATCAGTACTTCTCTCTTTTTATTTTTTACAATATTAAATATTAATTCTATTTCTTTTAAAAAAAGTTATAAATAGTTTTAAATTTTCAAATCATGAAAATCAACAATATTTTTATATAAAACTTTGTTAATATCACTCTTTTTAAAACCATTTACTTCTAAGCTATGTTTAGTCTCTGGTAACGACATGTGATTTGATGGAGCAGAACTCATATCACTATCCAATACAAATTTATCAAAACCATATTTATCAAGCATACGTACAGTATCATCTACAGACATTTTTTCTGGTTGTACTGTTATACCAAGAGTATATTTCTTATCAATAATCATGTCAACTATTGAAAAATCAACATGGTCTAATTGAACTAATTTTGGATTAATATTATTATCAATTAATTCAATAGTTGTTTTAGTTACTTCTGCTTTATCTGTTCTTGGTGTATGTACAATCACATTATAATTGTTTTCATCAGCAAATTGTAATTGTTCTACAAATACTTCTTGTTCTAGTTTTGCTGTTGAATTTATACCAATTTCACCAACTGCAATAACATGTTTTTCCATCATATATTCTGGAAGTTTTTCAATAACTTTTGTGTAGTCAATAGGAATTGCTCTTGGATGAACACCTACTGCTGCATATACTGTGACACCATGCCTAGCTATTCTTTTAGGTTCTTGGTATACAATCCTATTTAAATGTTCAATTGTAACATTAGATTGATTCATTTCTAAAGGATCATGTGCACAGGCAATAACTGCTTCAACACCAGCCATTTTTATATCTTTAAAGTTTTCAAGTGGTCTAGTATCGGCATGCATATGAGCATCAATAATCATATCAATCACTTATTCTTTTATTTCTTCAAATTTAGAAAATCCATTAATAAGTTCAGTTATAATTAATGGTAATTTTTCAATATCTATTCGTTTTTGTTCAAAGGTATCACGATTACGTATTGTAACTTTTTTATCTTCAACAGTATCATAATCTATGGTTACTGCAAATGGAATTCCTATTTCATCACCACGTGCATATCTACGACCAATAGTTCCACTACCATCAAATGTTGTGATTATGTTGTTTTTACGTAACGTTTTTTCAATATTTCGAGCAATATCTACTAATGGTTCTTTGTTTACTAATGGTAGAACAGCAACTTTTATTGGAGCTATTTTAGCTGGTATTTTAAGGTATGCTCTTGTTTCTCCTTCTTCAGAAGTATCTTCGGTATATGAATGAAGTAATGTTGAATAAATTATACGGTCAATACCATATGATGGTTCAATTACATGAGGTACTATTCTTTCTCCTCTTATTTGTTCTTCTTTTGTTTCAAATGTTACAAATGAATCATCTATTTCATATTGAGTATCATTTATTTCAAATTCATATTTATGTCCTGATTCAAATGTGGATTTAATTATATCTGGATTTGTTTTTTCAAGTATTTCTTTAGCTTTTGCAGAATCTCCTTTGAATGTTGGACCAAATTTTTTCATATTAAAGGATGGTTTGGTCACTGTCACTGTTTTCGGAGTTTCATATTCTTTGAATACGGATAAATCTTCTTTACTATGTGCAATATGTGATTTTAAGTCAAAATCAGTACGATCTGCAATACCTATAATTTCTACCCATCCATATTGGTCAGTTTTAACTTCAGCATCCCAGCAATCAATAGCATAGTGGGCCATTTCATCAGGTAAGTGTTGTCTGAAACGTATTGCATCTTCAGGAATTCCAATATCAGTTAAGAATTTACGTGCAATAACTATTTGATATATTAACATTTCGCTTGATACAATGTTATTTTTAATAGCATCTTTAACTTTTATTTGTATTGGTTCTTCTTCATTTAATTGTTCTTTTTGACTATATAATCTTAGTTCATAGTCTTCAATTGTAGAATAATTTTCATGACTTTTATCTGAAGGATCTACGAATATTTCTGCTTCTGCTTGAGTAAATTCTCTTAGTCTTATTACTCCTTGTCTTGGGGATAATTCATTTCTATATGATTTACCTAATTGAACTATACCAAATGGTAGTTTATCTTTGTAGAATCTACTTATTCTTTTAAATGCAATAAATATTCCTTGCGCTGTTTCAGGACGCATATATCCTGTTTGTTTTCCGCTTACACCTATTTGTGTTTTAAACATTAGATTATAACTTTGTACAGGAGCTAGTTTTCCTTCACAGTTATCACATACAATATTGTTTTCTTCAATGATTTCTGTTAAAGTTTCATCTGGAAGACCTTCTACTTCTTTATTTATTGCTGCTTCGATTATATGATCAGCTCTATATACTTCGTTACATTCAGTACATTGGGTCATAGGGTCAGTAAAGTTATCAACGTGACCTGATGCTTTTAATGTATTTCTTGGCATAATTGTTGGTGCTTCTATTTCATAGAATCCTTCTTGTGAAACATAGTATTTTCTCCAAAGATTCATTATATTATTTTTAAGAACACCACCTAATGGCCCGTAATCATAAAATCCTGCTACTCCTGAGTATATTTCAAAAGATGGATATAAAAATCCTCTTTTTCTTGATATACTCATCATTTCTTCATTTCCCATTATTTTCCTCCTTGTTTTATATCAAAGTCTTCTTTTATTTTACTTACTTGTGGTCCTGTTTGTCCCATATATTTACTATCTCGTTCTTTATGGCCATATGGTTTAGCAGATGGTGAGGTCATAGTTTCAAATACTATTTGACATACTCTTTGTTTAGGATATAATGCAACAGGCATTTTTCCAATATTGGATATTTCAAGTGTTATTTTACCTTCAAATCCTGGATCAATATAACCTGCTGTTACATGCATTGTAATACCTAATCTTCCCATGGATGATCTACCTTCTACACGTGCAACAATATCATCTGGTAGTTTCACGGTTTCAAGTGTTGTTGCAAGGGTAAATTCACCAGGATGTATTATGAATGGTTGTTCATCATCTATTGTAAATGATTCCATATATGATTCTAAATCAGTATTGTCAAAGGGGTCTATGTATGGTTTACTGATTATTTTAAATCCTTTGAATTCATTTCCTATTCTTAAATCTACTGATGATGGTTGAATTTGTTTTTCATCGAGTATGGGATCAATTACAATTTTATCTTCATCTAAATATTTTTTTATATCGATGTCACTAAGTATTGCCATAGGTCTATTCCTCATGAGACTTTTTGATTCTGGTATCTATACGTTTTAATGTTCCACGAAGGGTTCGTGTTTCACGTCCTACCATAAATGCTCTTCCTATTATTCGTTTAACAAGAATTTTCACTTGTTTTTCTTTATGTTCTGCATAATCTAATTTTGAGATAATATTGTCTGTTAGTTGAAGTAATATTTCTTTATCTTCATAACTTGCAATATCTATATTATCTATTGGGTAACTTTTCTTATTTTTAAATATTTCATAAAAAATAATTGTAGCAGCGTGTGTAATATTCATTATGGGGTATTCATCACTTGTAGGAATCGTAACTAAAACATCACAAGATTCTAATTCATGATTACTAAGTCCATCACCTTCACGTCCAAATAATAGTGCAATATTACCATTTATTTGCATTGTTTTTCCTAATTCTTCTGGTGTAATTGGGATGCGTGGTACATTATAACTTCCTCCAGGAGTACCTGTAGTACCTACAACTGAAGTTATTTCATTATCTTTTATAAACTCATCAAGAGTATCATATATCAATGCATCTTGTACTAATTCTCGAGCATGCATTGCTTGATAATATGCGTCATTTTCTAGTTTACATGGATTAATTAAAACTAGTTTTTTTAATCCAAAATTTTTCATACATCTTGCAAGAAATCCAATATTTCCAGATGTTTTTGGTTCAACAAATACTGTATAAATTTTCAAATAGAATCACTATATTTATATTTGTATGATATTTTTAAAATAATTTGGGGGTGTGATGTTACTGTAAAAAAATTATGGATGTAATTATTAAATAGTGTATTATTTTTCATGTTTTAACGTGTGGATAAAACTAATTTTTTATTAAATTATTTTTTTTTCAATTAATTTTAGATTTTTTTTTGGAGGATGCTCTTTTTTCAATGGAGGGGTATTTACTGATGTAATATAATATAAATTTAAATATTATTACTATTTAATAATTAATCATTAAATTATGGAGGTTAATAATTCATGAAATTACCATCAAATTTTAATATTAATTTAAATGCAGTAATCCTTTTATTACTAGGACTTATAGCAATATCATTTCCTCTAGTTTCAACAATGACTGTTGGAATTATCACAGGTTTCATGTTTTTAATGGTTGCTTTAGTATTGTTCATAACATCAACTGGTAAATTTATATTTAGTAAATATTTGGGTTATTTATCTATAATTCTTGCTGTTCTTTGTTTAATTCTCAGTTGGTTTTTAATGTTTGATCCTGCAGATGTAACAATGCTTGCAAGCTATGTTATATATATTTTAGGAATAATAATGATAATTTCAGGTATTTCTCATATTATAACTGCTAAGGTATTTAAACCAGTGTTGATTATGGGAATTATTGATGTACTTTTTGGTATTTTATATATTATTGTTGGTACATTTATTATTAATCCAGTACATTTAGGTTATGTTATTGGTGTATGGCTGTTATTATCTGGAATTTTATCATTATTTTCTTGGGATAATTATTAGTTTTTTTATCCTATTTTTCTTTTTTTTTAACTGTAACTAATTTTATATTACTTCTCAACATATATTATTATATAATTCAACTATATGGATGATAAATAATGAAACTTGTAACAACACCTAATATTGAAGGAAAATCTGTTAAAAAATACTATGGTATAGTGAATGGTGAAGGTTTAATAGGTGCTAATGTGTATAAAGATATTTTTTCAGGAGTTCGTGATGTAGTTGGTGGTAGAACTTCTACTTATGAAAAAGAATTAAAAAAAGCACGAGAAATAGCAATTAATAGTATGATAGAAAAAGCTGAGGCTATGGGGGCTAATGTTATTTTAAATGTTAGAATAAAATATAGTAATTTAGGTGGTACTATGGGTAATACAATTTTAGTAAGTGTTAATGGAACTGCTGTGTTATATTGATTATTTTTTTTTTAAAAAAAATATAATATAAGAAGCATATTTATTCATATGCTCTTTTTATTAATTCCATTAAGTTAATAATGGATGTGTTCATATTGTTTTTAGTTAATGAATCTTGTATGTTAAATTCACAGAAAGGACAATTTGTAACAACATAATCCACATCTAATTCTTTAATCATATCTACTTTATCATCTGCTAAAGCTTCTGCTAGTTCAGGTTTTCCAGATTTTACTCCTCCACCTGCACCACAACATTGATCAGGTTTTGCCATTTCAATGAATTCAACACCTTTTAAATTATTTAAGATATTACGTGGCTGTTTACTAATTCCTTGTCCTCTTATAAGATGACATGGGTCATGGTATGTAACTTTAATATCTAATTCTTTCATATCTTCTGAATTTAATTTTCCATCTAAAAATTCAGTAATGTCCATTACATTAAGATTTGCACCATATTCAGGATAATTTCTTTTAAGTGTTGAACCACAACCAGCACACACTGTTAGTACAATATCGTATTCTTTAAATATTTCATAATTTTTCTTCACTAAATTTGGTATAATTTCAGTTTGTCCTGTTCTTAGTAAAGGTGAACCACAACATACTTGTTCTTCAGGTATATCTACTTCATAACCTAGTTTGGTTAGAATAGTAATAAGATTTTCTGCAATCCATGGTAGCCGATTATCTATCATACAACCAGTGAAGAATGCAATTTTAGGTTTTTCTTCAAACTTATGTGTTTGATTATATGATTTAACAAATCCTTCAGGATATTTTCCTTCGCCTGTTGGTTGAACACTACGACCTGTATCATGAACATATTCTCTTATTATTTTATGTTCTTTTAATGGACCTTCTTTTTCAGTACATATTTGTGCTCTTAATTTTTCAATAGCTTTTCCATAGATATCTATTTCTTTTGGACAAGTTATAGAACATTGACCACAAGAGGTACAATAATAAATACCAGCATCTATAGCATCTTCATTTCGAGAAAAATCTTCTCGTGGATCAAATGAAATTTCAGATAATGCTCTCATAAAATAAGGGCCTACATAATTTTCAGTTTTTTGAATAACAGGACACATAGAAATACATGAATAACAATCAATACATCCTCTTAATGCTTCTGTTCTTTTGTATTCTTCTGGTTTTATAATTGCAGGTTCACTTACAGTTTCATTAGAATCTATTGAAGCCATATATAAATTAAGATTATTTGTTTCATCATTTAATGTACTACGATCAACAATTAAATCTTTAATAACTTTAAAATCTAATGGTTCTAATGTATCATTGTCATTAATTTCAGCTTTACATGCTAATTTTGCTTTTCCATTTACTTTAATTGCACAGGATCCACATTGTCCTGCTCTACAAGAATATCTATAAGCAATTTCTGCATCATATTTATTATTTATTTGTTGTAACGCATCTAAAACTTTCATTTTATTTGTTTTTTCAATTTCATATGATTCCATATAATGTTCTTCTTTTTTAGGATCATATCTTTTAACGTTAACAGTAATCATATACTACCCCTAATTAAATTCAGTATAAAAGAATAATAATTTCTCGTGAAATTTTGTTTATTTAAAAAATTTTCATTATTTTTTTTATATTTAATATTATCTTTTTTTTAACTTTTATAATTTTAATTTATGTGTTTTTATGATTTCATATATTTATGTATTATAACTTAAATATTTTATAAGATAAATATAGTAATATAATTGTAATTATTAATTATTAATTTTTCATCATTTTTAATTAACTATTTTTTTACATTTATTAACAAAGTTAATTATTTATAAGGAGTAAGTAATATGAATATAAATGAATTACTAGATTCAGAAAAAGGTAAAAAACGTTTCATGTTAGGTAATGAAGCGGCTGTAAGAGGTGTTCTTGAAGCTGGAGTTTCCTTAGCAGCAACATATCCTGGAACTCCATCATCTGAAATTGGGGATATTTTATTTCACATAGCAAAAGATGCCAATATTTACTTTGAATTTTCAGCAAATGAAAAAGTAGCAATAGAAGTAGCAGCATCTGCTGCAAGTTCAGGGTTACGTACATTTTCATTTATGAAACATGTTGGAGTAAATGTGGCAGCAGATTCACTTATGACTAGTGCTTATATGGGTGTAGAGGGAAGCTTTTTAATTTTAGTAGCTGATGATCCTTCAACATTTTCATCACAAAATGAACAAGATACTAGACATTTTGCAAGACAAGCAAATATACCTATATTTGAACCATCAAATCCACAGGAAATAAAAGATTTTATCCATTATGCATATGATATTTCAGATAAATATAATATACCAGTTATCATAAGAACAACTACGAGAGTATCTCATATGAGGGGTATTGTTGAAACAGATGAATACACTAAAAATACTATAACTAGTAGTACTTATGAAAATAAAGGTTTACATGTACCAGTACCAGAAATAGCAAGAGTTATGCATAAAAATCTTGTAGAAAAAATACATGATTTACGAGAAATTTCAAATAAAAGTCCATTAAATAAGGTATATGATAATGGGGCTAATATTGGAGTAATTACTTCGGGTGGGGCATATAATTATGTTGCTGATGTTATAAATCAACATGATTTAAGTGTAAATATTTTAAAACTAGGCTTTTCACATCCATTCCCTGAAGATTTAGTAAAAGATTTTTTAGAAAATAATGATGAAGTATTAGTTGTTGAAGAAGTTGATCCAATAAATGAAATGGAAACATTAGCTGTAGCAGGGTTGAATAATATTAATACTATTATTCATGGTAAAAAAGATGGTTCTTTACCTGAAATTTTAGAATATACTCCAGATATATTATATGAAGCTTTACAAAATTTACTTTCATTTGATGCAGAAGAAATTGAAGTAAATGCACCTTCAGAAATTCAATTACCTTCTAGGCCAGCAAACTTATGTTCTGGATGTCCACATAGGGCTTCATTCTATGCAGCAAGACAAACAATTAATAAAATGAATTTGGATGTTGAAAGTATTCATCCATCAGATATTGGATGTTATACATTAGGAATAGCACCTCCATATAATATGGCAAATTATTTAATGTCTATGGGTGCAAGTGTTGGGGCAAGCTGTGGTTTTAGTAAAGCAACTGATAATCAACCTATTATTAGCTTTATTGGTGATTCAACATTTTTCCATGCTGGAATACCACCTCTTATAAATGCTATACATAATAAAATGAAATTTACACTTGTAATACTTGATAATAGAATAACTGCAATGACTGGTGGACAAACAAATCCAGGAATTCCAATTGATGGGATGGGTGATGAAGCCCCTGCTATTGACATTGAATCATTAGTAAAATCAATTGGTGTTGGTTTTGTAGAATCAATTGATCCAATGAATGTAAATGAAATGATTGATTTATATCAAAAAGCTTTATCTTATGATGGGGTATCAGTAATAATTGCTAAACATCCTTGTGTTCTAATTAATAAGAAAGAGATAAGGTCAAGAAATTATCAAATTAAAGTGGATAGTGATAAATGTATTCATTGTAATAAGTGTACAAATCAATTAGCATGTCCAAGTATCAATGAAATCGATGGTGAAATAAGAATTAATCAAGCATGTACTAAATGTGGAGTATGTATAAACGTATGTCCAACAGATGCAATACATAAAGAGGAGTAGGTAACATGGCATATAATATTTATATTTGTGGTATTGGTGGACAAGGAATTATTAAAACATCTATAGTTATAGGAGAAACTGCTCTTAAAGAAGATATGAATGTAGTTATGAGTGAAATACATGGAATGTCTCAAAGAGGAGGAGTGGTGTCCACTGAATTAAAAATAGGTGATGATAAAAGTCCTATAATTCAAAAAGGAACTTCTGATTTAGTCTTAGCATTTGAACCAGTAGAAGCACTTAGGGCTTTAGAAAAAACAAATAAAAGTACTATTGTAATAGTAAACACATCGCCTGTACTTCCCTCCACGATAAATCAGCAAGATGTTGATTATCCGGAAGTGGATGCTATATTAGCAGAATTATCTGATAAAGTCAAAGAAGTATATAGTATGGATGCTAATAAAATAGCATTAACTGCTGGACATCCATTATCCATGAATATGGCAATGTTGGGTGGTGCTGCTGCAGTATCATCATTCCCGTTAGATGTTGATAAAATAATTGATACAATGAAAGAAAATTTACCACCAAAATCAATTGAAACTAATATAAAAGCATTTGAAGATGGATATAATTCTTGTAAATAAAAAAAAGTAGTAAGAAGGATATTATATTGAATATATTTCTTCAGGAGAAATAATATTTGAATTTCCTTCTTTTAATATTTCTAATCCTTTTTCCATATCTTCTAATTTTAATATAACAATAGCATTATATGTTTTCTGTTCAACAAATGCATATAAGTATTCGAGGTTAATATTATTTTTTTCAAGTACTCTGAGAAC
Coding sequences:
- a CDS encoding indolepyruvate oxidoreductase subunit beta, whose product is MAYNIYICGIGGQGIIKTSIVIGETALKEDMNVVMSEIHGMSQRGGVVSTELKIGDDKSPIIQKGTSDLVLAFEPVEALRALEKTNKSTIVIVNTSPVLPSTINQQDVDYPEVDAILAELSDKVKEVYSMDANKIALTAGHPLSMNMAMLGGAAAVSSFPLDVDKIIDTMKENLPPKSIETNIKAFEDGYNSCK
- the iorA gene encoding indolepyruvate ferredoxin oxidoreductase subunit alpha produces the protein MNINELLDSEKGKKRFMLGNEAAVRGVLEAGVSLAATYPGTPSSEIGDILFHIAKDANIYFEFSANEKVAIEVAASAASSGLRTFSFMKHVGVNVAADSLMTSAYMGVEGSFLILVADDPSTFSSQNEQDTRHFARQANIPIFEPSNPQEIKDFIHYAYDISDKYNIPVIIRTTTRVSHMRGIVETDEYTKNTITSSTYENKGLHVPVPEIARVMHKNLVEKIHDLREISNKSPLNKVYDNGANIGVITSGGAYNYVADVINQHDLSVNILKLGFSHPFPEDLVKDFLENNDEVLVVEEVDPINEMETLAVAGLNNINTIIHGKKDGSLPEILEYTPDILYEALQNLLSFDAEEIEVNAPSEIQLPSRPANLCSGCPHRASFYAARQTINKMNLDVESIHPSDIGCYTLGIAPPYNMANYLMSMGASVGASCGFSKATDNQPIISFIGDSTFFHAGIPPLINAIHNKMKFTLVILDNRITAMTGGQTNPGIPIDGMGDEAPAIDIESLVKSIGVGFVESIDPMNVNEMIDLYQKALSYDGVSVIIAKHPCVLINKKEIRSRNYQIKVDSDKCIHCNKCTNQLACPSINEIDGEIRINQACTKCGVCINVCPTDAIHKEE